In one Lycium barbarum isolate Lr01 chromosome 7, ASM1917538v2, whole genome shotgun sequence genomic region, the following are encoded:
- the LOC132604236 gene encoding probable protein phosphatase 2C 6 isoform X2 has product MRKSSADSESDFSITVSSSVLEESKSEGTMSLDDDSFSLEGDQILDSSCSLSVVSDCSSICADDFIGFEIASDIEGQDLVDFQKSISSVELIAKTEVSVESDIEENVIRPVALSVSRSVFDVDYVPLWGHTSICGRRPEMEDAFATVPKFLKIPLQMLIGDRVFDGLSRRLSHLTTHFFGVYDGHGGSQVANYCRDRVHAVLAEELETFMMNLSDESIKQSCQEHWNRAFTNCFLKVDAEIGGGASHEPVAPETVGSTAVVAAICSSHIIVANCGDSRAVLCRGKEPMALSVDHKPNREDEYERIEAAGGKVIQWNGHRVFGVLAMSRSIGDKYLKPWIIPDPEVTFIPRTKDDECLILASDGLWDVMTNEEVCDVARKRILLWHKKYGVTLPVERGEGIDPAAQAAAECLSNRALQKGSKDNITVIVVDLKAQRKFKSKT; this is encoded by the exons ATGAGAAAAAG CTCTGCTGATTCAGAGAGCGATTTTAGTATTACGGTATCATCATCTGTGCTTGAAGAGAGCAAAAGTGAAGGGACTATGTCGCTTGATGATGATTCCTTCTCATTGGAGGGTGATCAGATTCTTGATAGTTCGTGTTCCTTGTCAGTAGTGAGCGACTGTAGTAGTATATGCGCTGATGACTTTATAGGCTTTGAGATAGCGTCCGACATAGAAGGTCAAGATTTAGTGGATTTTCAGAAAAGTATCAGCAGTGTCGAACTTATTGCGAAGACTGAAGTTTCGGTTGAGTCAGATATTGAGGAAAATGTGATTAGACCCGTGGCACTTTCTGTCAGCCGCAGTGTTTTTGATGTGGATTACGTGCCTCTATGGGGACATACGTCTATATGTGGAAGGAGACCGGAAATGGAAGATGCGTTTGCAACTGTTCCAAAATTCTTGAAAATTCCTCTACAGATGCTAATTGGTGATCGTGTGTTTGATGGACTGTCTAGACGCTTAAGTCATTTGACGACTCATTTCTTTGGAGTTTATGATGGCCATGGTGGTTCTcag GTGGCGAATTACTGCCGAGACCGGGTTCATGCTGTATTGGCTGAGGAATTGGAAACTTTTATGATGAATCTCAGTGATGAAAGTATTAAGCAAAGTTGCCAAGAGCATTGGAATAGAGCATTTACGAACTGTTTTCTTAAAGTTGATGCTGAGATTGGAGGGGGGGCTAGTCATGAGCCTGTTGCCCCAGAAACTGTAGGGTCCACAGCCGTTGTTGCCGCTATTTGTTCATCTCACATTATAGTGGCAAACTGTGGTGATTCAAGGGCTGTTCTGTGTCGTGGGAAGGAACCAATGGCATTGTCGGTGGATCACAAA CCAAACCGAGAAGATGAATATGAAAGGATTGAAGCAGCTGGTGGTAAGGTGATACAGTGGAATGGCCATCGTGTTTTCGGTGTTCTTGCAATGTCTAGGTCTATCG GAGATAAATACTTGAAGCCTTGGATAATTCCTGATCCAGAAGTAACGTTCATACCTCGAACCAAGGATGACGAATGCCTTATTCTTGCTAGTGACGGTTTATGGGATGTCATGACAAATGAAGAAGTTTGTGATGTGGCTCGTAAACGCATACTTTTGTGGCATAAAAAGTACGGTGTAACGCTCCCCGTGGAAAGGGGCGAAGGAATTGATCCAGCAGCACAAGCAGCAGCAGAATGCTTGTCGAATCGAGCTCTTCAGAAGGGCAGCAAGGACAATATAACAGTGATTGTGGTGGACTTGAAAGCTCAAAGAAAGTTCAAAAGCAAAACCTGA
- the LOC132604235 gene encoding U-box domain-containing protein 35-like isoform X1 → MALTDVVSHPIVVAVDKDKNSNSAVKWAIDNLLTSNQILVLLHVRVKNSSNPVGGDDADSDSNGGSSDEATQNVFTPFRAYSVRKRIVVNEIVLENTEVSKGLLDYINSNCVTNIVLGASSRSALGRKYWTHDVPTMINKAAPEFCTVYVVSKGKQQSVRLAAKSPPSAPARQPSSSAWSTSRLSNSDLENSFRLSFARSEQKIVESEKARPEKGPSNVATDNLHPPGQTNSYRHTSQSDGSIRFAINPRSVDMSAENLDFTQVAVKDPPTNESSSSSLDAEMKRLKLELRQTLDMYNQACKEAITANQAAEELNKWKMEEARKCEQARLAEEAALAIAETEKAKCRAAIEAAKKAQKMAEIETQRRKYAELKIKREAEKKKGTMNVRPQNNLRYRKYTIEEIEAATNKFSSSQKIGEGGYGPVFKGKLDHTPVAIKVLSPDAAQGKKQFQQEVEVLSLIRHPNLVLLLGACPEYGCLVYELMNNGSLEDRLFRKGNTPSIPWEIRFKIAAEIATGLLFLHQAKPEPLVHRDLKPGNILLDKNYVSKISDVGLARLVPSSVADSVTQYHMTSAAGTFCYIDPEYQQTGKLGTKSDIYSLGVMLLQIITARPPMGLTHHVERAIEKGKFAELLDPTVPNWPVEEALTIAKLSLKCAELRKKDRPDLSSVIVPELNKLREFGMSSMPSIGS, encoded by the exons ATGGCTTTGACAGATGTAGTTAGCCACCCTATCGTTGTGGCAGTTGATAAAGATAAAAATAGCAATTCTGCCGTGAAATGGGCTATTGATAATCTCCTTACAAGCAATCAAATTCTTGTTTTGCTTCATGTTCGGGTCAAGAACTCATCAAATC CGGTTGGTGGGGATGATGCTGATTCAGATTCAAATGGAGGATCAAGCGATGAAGCTACTCAAAATGTCTTCACACCTTTCAGGGCTTATTCTGTGCGCAAAAGG ATAGTGGTGAATGAGATTGTCCTTGAGAATACTGAAGTGTCAAAGGGACTTCTTGACTACATCAACAGTAACTGTGTTACCAACATCGTTCTTGGTGCATCATCTAGGAGTGctcttggcag GAAATATTGGACTCATGATGTGCCAACAATGATAAATAAGGCTGCGCCAGAATTTTGTACTGTATACGTAGTTTCAAAAGGCAAGCAACAATCTGTCCGACTAGCAGCAAAATCGCCTCCTTCTGCACCAGCAAGGCAACCATCCTCCTCAGCGTGGTCAACTTCTCGTTTAAGTAACTCTGATTTAGAAAATTCATTCAG GCTGTCATTCGCAAGGTCAGAGCAAAAGATTGTAGAATCTGAGAAGGCTAGGCCTGAAAAAGGACCATCTAATGTAGCGACGGATAATCTTCATCCTCCCGGGCAGACGAATTCATATAGGCACACTTCTCAATCTGATGGTAGTATTCGGTTCGCTATTAACCCCAGATCAGTTGATATGTCGGCCGAAAATCTTGACTTCACACAGGTTGCAGTCAAAGACCCTCCAACGAATGAAAGCTCCTCAAGTTCA TTGGACGCCGAGATGAAAAGACTAAAACTTGAGCTAAGGCAAACTTTGGATATGTACAATCAAGCTTGCAAAGAAGCTATCACGGCCAACCAAGCG GCTGAAGAGCTTAATAAATGGAAAATGGAAGAAGCTCGCAAGTGCGAACAAGCCCGTCTTGCTGAAGAGGCGGCTCTCGCAATTGCTGAGACCGAAAAGGCTAAATGCAGAGCTGCTATTGAAGCTGCTAAGAAAGCACAAAAGATGGCTGAGATAGAAACACAAAGAAGGAAGTATGCGGAGTTAAAAATTAAGCGAGAGgcagaaaaaaagaaaggaacaaTGAATGTTCGACCTCAGAATAATCTACGTTATAGGAAGTATACAATAGAAGAGATTGAGGCAGCCACCAACAAATTCTCAAGTTCACAAAAAATTGGAGAAGGTGGATATGGACCTGTTTTTAAGGGAAAACTAGATCACACACCTGTTGCCATTAAAGTTCTGAGTCCTGATGCTGCACAAGGGAAGAAACAGTTCCAACAAGAG GTTGAGGTCCTCAGTCTCATTAGACATCCGAATCTGGTGCTACTATTAGGTGCATGTCCTGAGTATGGGTGTTTAGTTTATGAGCTTATGAATAATGGCAGCTTGGAAGATCGTCTTTTTCGGAAAGGTAATACCCCTTCAATTCCATGGGAAATTCGCTTCAAAATTGCTGCTGAGATTGCAACAGGGCTTCTATTCCTTCACCAAGCAAAACCAGAACCTCTTGTTCACCGGGATCTAAAGCCAGGAAATATTCTGTTAGACAAAAATTATGTAAGCAAAATCAGTGATGTTGGTTTGGCAAGGTTAGTGCCATCATCTGTAGCCGATAGTGTGACACAATATCACATGACTTCAGCTGCTGGGACTTTTTGCTACATAGATCCTGAATATCAACAAACAGGAAAGTTAGGGACTAAATCAGATATATATTCGCTTGGCGTGATGTTGCTCCAAATTATCACTGCAAGGCCACCAATGGGTTTAACTCATCATGTTGAGAGGGCCATCGAGAAAGGTAAATTTGCAGAATTATTAGATCCGACAGTACCAAATTGGCCAGTGGAAGAGGCTCTTACGATTGCAAAATTGTCACTTAAGTGTGCTGAGCTAAGGAAGAAAGATCGACCGGATCTTAGTTCAGTAATAGTTCCTGAGCTTAATAAGCTTAGGGAATTCGGAATGAGCAGCATGCCAAGTATCGGTAGCTAA
- the LOC132604235 gene encoding U-box domain-containing protein 35-like isoform X2: MFGSRTHQIVAVGGDDADSDSNGGSSDEATQNVFTPFRAYSVRKRIVVNEIVLENTEVSKGLLDYINSNCVTNIVLGASSRSALGRKYWTHDVPTMINKAAPEFCTVYVVSKGKQQSVRLAAKSPPSAPARQPSSSAWSTSRLSNSDLENSFRLSFARSEQKIVESEKARPEKGPSNVATDNLHPPGQTNSYRHTSQSDGSIRFAINPRSVDMSAENLDFTQVAVKDPPTNESSSSSLDAEMKRLKLELRQTLDMYNQACKEAITANQAAEELNKWKMEEARKCEQARLAEEAALAIAETEKAKCRAAIEAAKKAQKMAEIETQRRKYAELKIKREAEKKKGTMNVRPQNNLRYRKYTIEEIEAATNKFSSSQKIGEGGYGPVFKGKLDHTPVAIKVLSPDAAQGKKQFQQEVEVLSLIRHPNLVLLLGACPEYGCLVYELMNNGSLEDRLFRKGNTPSIPWEIRFKIAAEIATGLLFLHQAKPEPLVHRDLKPGNILLDKNYVSKISDVGLARLVPSSVADSVTQYHMTSAAGTFCYIDPEYQQTGKLGTKSDIYSLGVMLLQIITARPPMGLTHHVERAIEKGKFAELLDPTVPNWPVEEALTIAKLSLKCAELRKKDRPDLSSVIVPELNKLREFGMSSMPSIGS, from the exons ATGTTCGGGTCAAGAACTCATCAAATCGTAG CGGTTGGTGGGGATGATGCTGATTCAGATTCAAATGGAGGATCAAGCGATGAAGCTACTCAAAATGTCTTCACACCTTTCAGGGCTTATTCTGTGCGCAAAAGG ATAGTGGTGAATGAGATTGTCCTTGAGAATACTGAAGTGTCAAAGGGACTTCTTGACTACATCAACAGTAACTGTGTTACCAACATCGTTCTTGGTGCATCATCTAGGAGTGctcttggcag GAAATATTGGACTCATGATGTGCCAACAATGATAAATAAGGCTGCGCCAGAATTTTGTACTGTATACGTAGTTTCAAAAGGCAAGCAACAATCTGTCCGACTAGCAGCAAAATCGCCTCCTTCTGCACCAGCAAGGCAACCATCCTCCTCAGCGTGGTCAACTTCTCGTTTAAGTAACTCTGATTTAGAAAATTCATTCAG GCTGTCATTCGCAAGGTCAGAGCAAAAGATTGTAGAATCTGAGAAGGCTAGGCCTGAAAAAGGACCATCTAATGTAGCGACGGATAATCTTCATCCTCCCGGGCAGACGAATTCATATAGGCACACTTCTCAATCTGATGGTAGTATTCGGTTCGCTATTAACCCCAGATCAGTTGATATGTCGGCCGAAAATCTTGACTTCACACAGGTTGCAGTCAAAGACCCTCCAACGAATGAAAGCTCCTCAAGTTCA TTGGACGCCGAGATGAAAAGACTAAAACTTGAGCTAAGGCAAACTTTGGATATGTACAATCAAGCTTGCAAAGAAGCTATCACGGCCAACCAAGCG GCTGAAGAGCTTAATAAATGGAAAATGGAAGAAGCTCGCAAGTGCGAACAAGCCCGTCTTGCTGAAGAGGCGGCTCTCGCAATTGCTGAGACCGAAAAGGCTAAATGCAGAGCTGCTATTGAAGCTGCTAAGAAAGCACAAAAGATGGCTGAGATAGAAACACAAAGAAGGAAGTATGCGGAGTTAAAAATTAAGCGAGAGgcagaaaaaaagaaaggaacaaTGAATGTTCGACCTCAGAATAATCTACGTTATAGGAAGTATACAATAGAAGAGATTGAGGCAGCCACCAACAAATTCTCAAGTTCACAAAAAATTGGAGAAGGTGGATATGGACCTGTTTTTAAGGGAAAACTAGATCACACACCTGTTGCCATTAAAGTTCTGAGTCCTGATGCTGCACAAGGGAAGAAACAGTTCCAACAAGAG GTTGAGGTCCTCAGTCTCATTAGACATCCGAATCTGGTGCTACTATTAGGTGCATGTCCTGAGTATGGGTGTTTAGTTTATGAGCTTATGAATAATGGCAGCTTGGAAGATCGTCTTTTTCGGAAAGGTAATACCCCTTCAATTCCATGGGAAATTCGCTTCAAAATTGCTGCTGAGATTGCAACAGGGCTTCTATTCCTTCACCAAGCAAAACCAGAACCTCTTGTTCACCGGGATCTAAAGCCAGGAAATATTCTGTTAGACAAAAATTATGTAAGCAAAATCAGTGATGTTGGTTTGGCAAGGTTAGTGCCATCATCTGTAGCCGATAGTGTGACACAATATCACATGACTTCAGCTGCTGGGACTTTTTGCTACATAGATCCTGAATATCAACAAACAGGAAAGTTAGGGACTAAATCAGATATATATTCGCTTGGCGTGATGTTGCTCCAAATTATCACTGCAAGGCCACCAATGGGTTTAACTCATCATGTTGAGAGGGCCATCGAGAAAGGTAAATTTGCAGAATTATTAGATCCGACAGTACCAAATTGGCCAGTGGAAGAGGCTCTTACGATTGCAAAATTGTCACTTAAGTGTGCTGAGCTAAGGAAGAAAGATCGACCGGATCTTAGTTCAGTAATAGTTCCTGAGCTTAATAAGCTTAGGGAATTCGGAATGAGCAGCATGCCAAGTATCGGTAGCTAA
- the LOC132604236 gene encoding protein phosphatase 2C 53-like isoform X1 has protein sequence MEEMYTVAVPFIFSSLICDNSSIGSDMDVTRLKSIDDTTILYSNSVTKALVDPVSGGNDDCSSADSESDFSITVSSSVLEESKSEGTMSLDDDSFSLEGDQILDSSCSLSVVSDCSSICADDFIGFEIASDIEGQDLVDFQKSISSVELIAKTEVSVESDIEENVIRPVALSVSRSVFDVDYVPLWGHTSICGRRPEMEDAFATVPKFLKIPLQMLIGDRVFDGLSRRLSHLTTHFFGVYDGHGGSQVANYCRDRVHAVLAEELETFMMNLSDESIKQSCQEHWNRAFTNCFLKVDAEIGGGASHEPVAPETVGSTAVVAAICSSHIIVANCGDSRAVLCRGKEPMALSVDHKPNREDEYERIEAAGGKVIQWNGHRVFGVLAMSRSIGDKYLKPWIIPDPEVTFIPRTKDDECLILASDGLWDVMTNEEVCDVARKRILLWHKKYGVTLPVERGEGIDPAAQAAAECLSNRALQKGSKDNITVIVVDLKAQRKFKSKT, from the exons ATGGAGGAAATGTATACGGTTGCAGTGCCATttatatttagtagtttgatCTGTGACAATTCAAGCATAGGAAGTGATATGGATGTTACTAGGTTAAAGTCTATAGACGATACAACAATCTTGTATTCTAATTCTGTGACAAAAGCGTTGGTGGACCCCGTTTCTGGGGGCAATGATGATTGCAGCTCTGCTGATTCAGAGAGCGATTTTAGTATTACGGTATCATCATCTGTGCTTGAAGAGAGCAAAAGTGAAGGGACTATGTCGCTTGATGATGATTCCTTCTCATTGGAGGGTGATCAGATTCTTGATAGTTCGTGTTCCTTGTCAGTAGTGAGCGACTGTAGTAGTATATGCGCTGATGACTTTATAGGCTTTGAGATAGCGTCCGACATAGAAGGTCAAGATTTAGTGGATTTTCAGAAAAGTATCAGCAGTGTCGAACTTATTGCGAAGACTGAAGTTTCGGTTGAGTCAGATATTGAGGAAAATGTGATTAGACCCGTGGCACTTTCTGTCAGCCGCAGTGTTTTTGATGTGGATTACGTGCCTCTATGGGGACATACGTCTATATGTGGAAGGAGACCGGAAATGGAAGATGCGTTTGCAACTGTTCCAAAATTCTTGAAAATTCCTCTACAGATGCTAATTGGTGATCGTGTGTTTGATGGACTGTCTAGACGCTTAAGTCATTTGACGACTCATTTCTTTGGAGTTTATGATGGCCATGGTGGTTCTcag GTGGCGAATTACTGCCGAGACCGGGTTCATGCTGTATTGGCTGAGGAATTGGAAACTTTTATGATGAATCTCAGTGATGAAAGTATTAAGCAAAGTTGCCAAGAGCATTGGAATAGAGCATTTACGAACTGTTTTCTTAAAGTTGATGCTGAGATTGGAGGGGGGGCTAGTCATGAGCCTGTTGCCCCAGAAACTGTAGGGTCCACAGCCGTTGTTGCCGCTATTTGTTCATCTCACATTATAGTGGCAAACTGTGGTGATTCAAGGGCTGTTCTGTGTCGTGGGAAGGAACCAATGGCATTGTCGGTGGATCACAAA CCAAACCGAGAAGATGAATATGAAAGGATTGAAGCAGCTGGTGGTAAGGTGATACAGTGGAATGGCCATCGTGTTTTCGGTGTTCTTGCAATGTCTAGGTCTATCG GAGATAAATACTTGAAGCCTTGGATAATTCCTGATCCAGAAGTAACGTTCATACCTCGAACCAAGGATGACGAATGCCTTATTCTTGCTAGTGACGGTTTATGGGATGTCATGACAAATGAAGAAGTTTGTGATGTGGCTCGTAAACGCATACTTTTGTGGCATAAAAAGTACGGTGTAACGCTCCCCGTGGAAAGGGGCGAAGGAATTGATCCAGCAGCACAAGCAGCAGCAGAATGCTTGTCGAATCGAGCTCTTCAGAAGGGCAGCAAGGACAATATAACAGTGATTGTGGTGGACTTGAAAGCTCAAAGAAAGTTCAAAAGCAAAACCTGA